A region of Paractinoplanes abujensis DNA encodes the following proteins:
- a CDS encoding S1C family serine protease, translated as MNENETDPRPADASSESSSPERGQSEQPTAALPAAAPQPAAPQAPQWARPVSSAPQPGGAPQAAPQSGVPQSGVPQAAPQSGVPVTGPPGAQWPHQSPWQQPGYQQPYPGYGQQPGYGQQHAAYNPGWAQTQTQTQPLGTEGQPWTPTADGQPAWALPVDQQPQRNPGRGRKIFVAGAAAVLIALGAGGVGAATALAFDDDGASPAVQTGNSSVTRVVDRSSLAQIAAAVQDSVVSITTGSGEGSGVVISGDGYIVTNNHVVAGAQADKVTVIFADGKKASASIVGTDERTDLAVVKVTGVSDLKPATFGSSAKMQVGDTVLAIGSPLGLEGSVTAGIVSAKDRTIQSGSDGGGQQESPFGSQQQGGATTTMSGLLQTDAPINPGNSGGALVNTNGEIIGINSAIATQGQGTGNIGLGFAIPSDKAKQVVDDLMAGKKVSHPALGVSVTEAENGGALVSQVTPNSAAAKAGLEQGDVITSADGKNIGDSDDLVAAVQSGAVGQKMTLDFTRGGEKKQVTVTLAEAQ; from the coding sequence ATGAACGAGAACGAGACCGACCCGCGACCCGCGGACGCCTCCTCTGAGAGCAGCAGCCCGGAGCGGGGACAGTCTGAGCAGCCGACCGCCGCGCTGCCCGCCGCTGCCCCGCAGCCGGCGGCGCCGCAGGCCCCCCAGTGGGCCCGGCCGGTGTCGAGCGCTCCCCAGCCGGGCGGCGCTCCCCAGGCAGCCCCCCAATCGGGTGTTCCGCAGTCCGGCGTCCCCCAGGCCGCCCCGCAGTCCGGTGTTCCGGTGACGGGTCCGCCCGGTGCTCAGTGGCCGCACCAGTCGCCCTGGCAGCAGCCGGGCTACCAGCAGCCCTATCCCGGTTACGGTCAGCAGCCCGGCTACGGCCAGCAGCATGCCGCCTACAACCCCGGATGGGCGCAGACCCAGACCCAGACGCAGCCGCTCGGCACCGAGGGCCAGCCCTGGACCCCGACGGCCGACGGCCAGCCCGCCTGGGCCCTGCCGGTCGACCAGCAGCCGCAGCGCAACCCCGGTCGTGGCCGCAAGATCTTCGTGGCCGGCGCCGCCGCGGTACTGATCGCGCTGGGCGCGGGCGGGGTCGGCGCGGCCACCGCGCTCGCCTTCGACGACGACGGCGCGTCGCCCGCGGTGCAGACCGGCAATTCCTCGGTCACCCGCGTGGTCGACCGCTCGTCGCTGGCCCAGATCGCCGCGGCCGTGCAGGACAGCGTCGTCTCGATCACCACCGGCAGCGGCGAGGGCTCCGGCGTCGTGATCTCGGGCGACGGTTACATCGTGACCAACAACCACGTGGTGGCGGGCGCCCAGGCCGACAAGGTCACCGTGATCTTCGCCGACGGCAAGAAGGCCAGCGCGTCGATCGTCGGCACCGACGAGCGCACCGACCTGGCCGTCGTCAAGGTCACCGGGGTCTCCGACCTCAAGCCGGCCACCTTCGGCAGCAGCGCCAAGATGCAGGTGGGCGACACCGTGCTGGCGATCGGCAGCCCGCTCGGCCTGGAAGGCTCGGTCACGGCGGGCATCGTCAGCGCCAAGGACCGCACGATCCAGTCCGGCAGCGACGGCGGCGGCCAGCAGGAGAGCCCGTTCGGCTCGCAGCAGCAGGGCGGCGCCACGACCACGATGTCGGGCCTGCTGCAGACCGACGCCCCGATCAACCCCGGCAACTCGGGCGGGGCCCTGGTCAACACCAACGGCGAGATCATCGGCATCAACTCGGCCATCGCCACCCAGGGCCAGGGCACGGGCAACATCGGCCTGGGCTTCGCGATCCCCAGCGACAAGGCCAAGCAGGTGGTCGACGACCTGATGGCGGGCAAAAAGGTCAGCCACCCGGCGCTCGGGGTCAGCGTGACCGAGGCCGAGAACGGTGGCGCCCTGGTGAGCCAGGTCACGCCGAACAGCGCGGCGGCCAAGGCCGGGCTCGAGCAGGGTGACGTGATCACCTCGGCCGACGGCAAGAACATCGGTGACTCCGACGACCTGGTGGCGGCGGTCCAGTCCGGCGCGGTCGGTCAGAAGATGACGCTGGACTTCACCCGCGGCGGTGAGAAGAAGCAGGTCACGGTCACTTTGGCCGAGGCCCAGTAA
- a CDS encoding cyclic nucleotide-binding protein — MTYVETRGNVWEALAGRAPGEPSGPADPGLWGAVVDRLNPTSARPVLRAGVEYVQLTSARGGDYIMLRSPDDGERASYLRLTPEEWELALLMDGEHTVARLVAEFARIAGRLAPDQVRRVVADLAGNRMLDELPMDAFRPLQELRRKPVGERVGNSLLAAARGRRMLLLNVDSLVSVLYRAGGRLFFNKVVGILTAVLGVLGLGLFVATWTRGSRSLFLTGDSYLYGALTLILLNVVVVVVREYARAMAAKHAGREVPAAGFLVWFGLPSLFVDTSDVWMAGRRARMLASAAGPLSALLLAGLAQLAGLALPATADLAFKLAFLCYLSAFVHLSPLLPLDGQYLLMNWLEVPQLRNRALAWVGGRLRGRPPQWGKLDREGRLIALYGFLAVCWLAAAANVAVRLWEDRLSGVATGLWHEGVTGALLLVAITLGLAAPIVYFLVGRFTRWWGLSRLRRAENDREADSPRRLAALRASDLGGLPEPALQGLASRARWMHPPTGRQIVLAGAAQQAVYVVVEGALEARRPGDPPGTIRHHVGPGAVVGLVNAVTGRSTQLDWHTAGTTLLSIPTATVATVVGPLPGPPPHDRAEAEALFADTPALAGLATDQRLALIASAHPVDLDPGAPVILPGPTHAVVVESGVIALPDGVELRRGTLVGPVGDGSPGMVAQTITPVRLWVLPDASDLPPLVGATHRPGSPMPVVTAKGSLRPGSPRGAAYPPLTIPPGPPDGHDNPEADRRFERVLTWLVVVLLTTALFLTGLSFRPGPAWAEMPADRVLLSIDQGLVTATFDGAPANLGEGARRYLDQGEVIEVPSRASATLTFAGGATTLLCANTRVGIGRLSTGGGRDQAPKATISLQTGRVLAGTGSTSGAYKPLALTVDRSQGTVTNTGAAWYQIEPATVIVSSGTVAVDGKTSEVAGKSLGCADGTPVEAPPSSSPEPLPSEEPLPSDSESINPTIAPSATPTPTDTVTTPSQTDDPGDGNDPGQPDDDPTTAPTIRPTTRPTTPPATTRPPAPTQTPPRTTAPPATTPPATTAPPPEETPPPGPEQGSTAPN; from the coding sequence TTGACCTACGTCGAGACCCGCGGGAACGTGTGGGAAGCGCTGGCGGGTCGCGCCCCCGGTGAGCCCTCCGGCCCCGCCGATCCCGGGCTGTGGGGCGCGGTCGTCGACCGCCTCAATCCCACCAGCGCCCGCCCCGTGCTCCGCGCCGGCGTGGAATACGTGCAGCTCACCAGCGCCCGCGGGGGCGACTACATCATGCTGCGCTCGCCCGACGACGGTGAGCGCGCCAGCTATCTGCGGCTGACTCCCGAGGAGTGGGAGCTCGCGCTGCTGATGGACGGCGAGCACACGGTGGCCCGTTTGGTCGCCGAGTTCGCCCGCATCGCCGGCCGGCTCGCCCCCGACCAGGTCCGCCGTGTGGTGGCCGACCTGGCCGGCAATCGCATGCTCGACGAACTGCCGATGGACGCGTTCCGTCCGCTGCAGGAGCTGCGGCGCAAACCGGTGGGGGAGCGGGTCGGCAATTCGCTGCTGGCCGCCGCCCGGGGCCGCCGCATGCTGCTGCTCAACGTCGACAGCCTGGTCTCGGTGCTCTACCGCGCGGGCGGGCGGCTGTTCTTCAACAAGGTCGTCGGCATCCTCACCGCCGTGCTCGGCGTGCTCGGCCTGGGCCTGTTCGTCGCCACCTGGACGCGGGGCAGCCGCTCGCTGTTCCTGACCGGCGATTCCTACCTGTACGGCGCGCTCACCCTGATCCTGCTCAACGTCGTCGTCGTGGTCGTCCGCGAATACGCCCGCGCGATGGCGGCCAAACACGCCGGCCGTGAGGTGCCCGCCGCCGGGTTCCTCGTCTGGTTCGGACTGCCGTCGTTGTTCGTCGACACCAGCGACGTCTGGATGGCCGGGCGCCGCGCCCGCATGCTGGCCTCGGCGGCCGGGCCGCTCAGCGCGCTGCTGCTGGCCGGGCTGGCCCAACTGGCCGGGCTGGCCCTGCCCGCGACCGCCGACCTGGCCTTCAAGCTCGCGTTCCTCTGCTACCTGAGCGCGTTCGTGCACCTCAGCCCGCTGCTCCCGCTCGACGGGCAATACCTGCTGATGAACTGGCTGGAGGTGCCGCAGCTGCGCAACCGGGCGCTGGCCTGGGTGGGCGGGCGCCTGCGGGGCCGTCCGCCGCAGTGGGGCAAGCTCGACCGCGAGGGCCGCCTCATCGCCCTGTACGGCTTCCTGGCCGTCTGCTGGCTGGCCGCTGCGGCCAACGTGGCCGTCCGCCTCTGGGAGGACAGGCTCTCCGGCGTGGCCACCGGCCTGTGGCACGAGGGTGTCACCGGCGCCCTGCTGCTGGTGGCCATCACGCTCGGCCTGGCCGCCCCGATCGTCTACTTCCTCGTCGGCCGGTTCACCCGATGGTGGGGCCTGTCCCGGCTGCGCCGTGCCGAGAACGACCGCGAGGCCGACAGTCCGCGCCGCCTGGCCGCGCTGCGCGCCTCCGACCTCGGCGGCCTGCCCGAACCCGCACTGCAGGGCCTGGCCTCCCGGGCCCGCTGGATGCACCCGCCGACCGGCCGCCAGATCGTCCTGGCCGGCGCCGCCCAGCAAGCCGTCTACGTGGTTGTGGAGGGCGCGCTGGAGGCCCGCCGGCCCGGCGACCCGCCCGGCACGATCCGCCACCACGTCGGCCCCGGCGCCGTGGTCGGCCTGGTCAACGCGGTCACCGGCCGGTCCACCCAGCTCGACTGGCACACCGCCGGCACGACCCTGCTGTCGATCCCGACCGCCACCGTGGCCACCGTGGTCGGCCCCCTGCCCGGTCCGCCGCCGCACGACCGGGCCGAGGCCGAGGCGTTGTTCGCCGACACCCCCGCGCTGGCCGGCCTGGCCACCGATCAGCGGCTCGCCCTGATCGCTTCGGCCCACCCGGTCGATCTGGACCCGGGCGCGCCGGTGATCCTGCCCGGCCCCACCCATGCGGTGGTGGTCGAGTCCGGTGTGATCGCCCTGCCCGACGGCGTCGAGCTGCGCCGCGGCACCCTGGTCGGCCCGGTCGGCGACGGCAGCCCCGGCATGGTGGCCCAGACCATCACCCCCGTACGGCTGTGGGTCCTGCCCGACGCCTCCGATCTGCCACCGCTGGTGGGCGCCACCCACCGGCCCGGCTCGCCGATGCCCGTCGTCACGGCCAAGGGGTCGCTGCGCCCCGGCTCCCCGCGCGGTGCGGCCTACCCGCCGCTGACCATTCCGCCCGGCCCGCCCGACGGCCACGACAACCCTGAGGCCGACCGCCGGTTCGAGCGGGTGCTGACGTGGCTGGTGGTCGTGCTGCTGACCACGGCCCTGTTCCTCACCGGCCTGTCGTTCCGGCCCGGCCCGGCGTGGGCCGAGATGCCCGCCGACCGGGTGCTCCTCTCGATCGACCAGGGCCTGGTCACCGCCACCTTCGACGGCGCACCGGCCAACCTCGGCGAGGGCGCGCGGCGCTACCTCGACCAGGGCGAGGTGATCGAGGTGCCGTCCCGGGCCTCGGCCACGCTCACCTTCGCGGGCGGGGCGACGACCCTGCTCTGCGCCAACACCCGGGTCGGCATCGGCCGCCTCAGCACCGGCGGCGGCCGTGACCAGGCCCCCAAGGCGACCATCTCGCTGCAGACCGGCCGCGTGCTCGCCGGCACCGGCAGCACCAGCGGGGCGTACAAGCCGCTCGCCCTGACCGTGGACCGCAGCCAGGGCACGGTGACCAACACCGGCGCGGCCTGGTATCAGATCGAACCGGCGACGGTGATCGTCTCGTCCGGCACGGTCGCCGTCGACGGCAAGACCAGCGAGGTCGCCGGCAAGTCGCTGGGGTGCGCGGACGGCACTCCGGTGGAGGCGCCCCCGTCCAGCAGCCCCGAACCGCTGCCGAGCGAGGAGCCCCTACCGTCCGATTCGGAATCGATCAATCCGACGATCGCCCCGAGCGCGACGCCCACTCCTACCGATACTGTGACTACACCGTCACAGACCGATGATCCCGGCGATGGCAACGATCCGGGACAGCCCGACGACGACCCCACCACCGCCCCCACGATCCGCCCGACGACGCGTCCCACCACGCCGCCCGCGACCACCCGGCCGCCGGCGCCCACCCAGACCCCGCCCAGGACCACCGCGCCGCCCGCCACGACGCCGCCCGCCACCACCGCCCCGCCGCCGGAGGAGACCCCGCCGCCGGGGCCGGAGCAGGGGTCGACAGCGCCGAACTGA
- a CDS encoding serine hydrolase domain-containing protein, which translates to MPVTRRALILATGGAAVLAGCGRPGSSAWAEPAGGAGGAQAAQTTVPSTASVSASASAAQVRTVLTKYLKPTPDNPKHPGYAGAVAHVLQDNRTLLTVNVGHALRYKAGPVELPAAQRVAMRTNSIFDLASITKVYTAILVLQLVDQGKVDLNAPVRRYLPEFTGTGKDKITVAMLLAHTSALPVGAKVTGFRTNAERWRSVMTTPLVKGGVPGTTFRYSSVGLMVLGRLVEKLTGKTLDKVLADRITTPLGLKDTGFLPLKWVKDKSRLVATDARSSRGLLRGTVHDDVANHLGGVAGHAGVFSTAREVAVLGQMLLNGGTYGGKRILSAAVVAQMLTNVNKGKPAVDAERPRRSADHGLGVEMNQPWFMGKLASPAAFGHTGFAGTSLLVVPARKQVIVLLTNRAHPNWSWSNPDTHRVALHNVLAA; encoded by the coding sequence GTGCCTGTTACCCGCCGCGCCCTGATCCTCGCCACCGGCGGCGCCGCCGTGCTCGCCGGCTGCGGCAGGCCCGGTTCCTCGGCCTGGGCGGAACCCGCGGGTGGGGCCGGGGGCGCGCAGGCTGCGCAGACCACCGTGCCGTCCACGGCGTCGGTTTCGGCGTCGGCGTCGGCCGCGCAGGTACGCACGGTCCTCACGAAATACCTCAAACCCACTCCGGACAACCCCAAGCATCCCGGGTACGCCGGTGCGGTCGCGCACGTGTTGCAGGACAACCGCACGTTGCTGACCGTCAACGTGGGCCATGCCCTGCGCTACAAGGCGGGCCCGGTCGAGCTGCCGGCCGCGCAGCGGGTCGCCATGCGGACGAACTCGATCTTCGATCTGGCCTCGATCACGAAGGTCTACACGGCGATCCTCGTGCTGCAGCTCGTCGACCAGGGCAAGGTCGACCTGAACGCGCCGGTTCGTCGCTATCTGCCGGAGTTCACGGGCACGGGCAAGGACAAGATCACAGTGGCCATGCTGCTGGCGCACACGAGCGCGCTGCCGGTCGGGGCCAAAGTCACCGGCTTCCGTACGAACGCCGAGCGCTGGCGGTCGGTGATGACGACGCCACTCGTCAAGGGCGGGGTGCCGGGCACGACGTTCCGCTATTCGAGCGTCGGGCTCATGGTGCTGGGCCGGCTCGTCGAGAAGCTGACCGGCAAGACCCTCGACAAGGTGCTGGCCGACCGGATCACGACGCCGCTCGGCCTCAAGGACACCGGGTTCCTGCCACTGAAGTGGGTGAAGGACAAGTCCCGCCTGGTCGCAACCGACGCCCGCTCGTCCCGGGGCCTGCTGCGCGGCACGGTGCACGACGACGTGGCCAACCACCTGGGCGGCGTGGCCGGGCACGCGGGCGTGTTCAGCACGGCCCGCGAGGTCGCGGTGCTCGGCCAGATGCTGCTCAACGGCGGCACGTACGGCGGTAAGCGGATCCTGTCGGCCGCCGTCGTCGCGCAGATGCTGACGAACGTCAACAAGGGCAAACCGGCCGTCGATGCGGAGCGCCCGCGCCGGAGTGCCGATCACGGCCTGGGCGTCGAGATGAATCAGCCGTGGTTCATGGGCAAGCTCGCCTCACCGGCCGCCTTCGGCCACACCGGCTTCGCGGGCACGTCCCTGCTGGTGGTCCCGGCTCGCAAACAGGTGATCGTGCTGCTCACGAACCGCGCCCACCCGAACTGGTCCTGGTCCAACCCGGACACTCACCGCGTCGCGCTGCACAACGTCCTGGCGGCTTGA
- a CDS encoding patatin-like phospholipase family protein has translation MVNSPVAFVLGGGGVLGAVEVGMLRALFRAGFRPDVVVGTSIGAVNGALVATDPSEAVTQRLVRLWTSPEAATVYGDSIGRQLRRFAARTHLHSPLPLRRLLEAELGEQTTFADLKVPFHCCAASIERAAEHWFDSGPLVDAVLASSAVPGLLPPMEIAGEHYVDGGIVNSIPIGEAVGLGAQLIFVLQVGRVERTLSVPRRPWEVAQVAFEIARRHRFARELASLPDDVRVHVLPTGGGESRDDSPWAYRDMAAVGRRISRAYTASRRYLAANVPPQPGPDVL, from the coding sequence ATGGTCAACAGTCCGGTGGCGTTCGTGCTCGGCGGCGGGGGCGTGCTCGGCGCCGTCGAGGTGGGCATGCTGCGCGCCCTGTTCCGGGCGGGCTTCCGGCCCGACGTCGTGGTCGGCACCTCGATCGGGGCGGTCAACGGCGCCCTGGTCGCGACGGACCCCAGCGAGGCCGTCACCCAGCGCCTCGTACGGCTCTGGACCTCACCCGAGGCGGCCACCGTCTACGGCGACTCGATCGGCCGCCAGCTGCGCCGCTTCGCCGCCCGCACCCACCTGCACTCGCCGCTCCCGCTGCGCCGGCTGCTCGAGGCGGAACTGGGCGAGCAGACCACGTTCGCCGACCTCAAAGTGCCGTTCCACTGCTGCGCCGCGAGCATCGAACGGGCCGCCGAGCACTGGTTCGACAGCGGCCCCCTGGTCGACGCGGTGCTGGCCTCGTCGGCCGTGCCCGGCCTGCTGCCGCCGATGGAGATCGCGGGCGAGCACTATGTGGACGGTGGCATCGTCAACTCGATCCCGATCGGCGAGGCCGTCGGGCTCGGCGCTCAGCTGATCTTCGTGCTGCAGGTGGGCCGGGTCGAACGTACGCTGAGCGTGCCCCGCCGGCCCTGGGAGGTGGCACAGGTGGCCTTCGAGATCGCCCGGCGGCACCGGTTCGCCCGCGAACTTGCGTCGCTGCCCGACGATGTGAGGGTGCACGTGCTCCCCACGGGTGGCGGCGAAAGCCGGGACGACAGTCCCTGGGCGTATCGCGACATGGCCGCCGTAGGCCGCCGGATCAGCCGCGCCTACACCGCGTCCCGCCGCTACCTGGCGGCCAACGTGCCGCCGCAACCCGGGCCGGACGTACTCTGA
- a CDS encoding FHA domain-containing protein produces MRFEVSKVLDAIEARLTTDPALARAVVDMSEIVRYADLDGGRPASSVRLGLVIDALGRRVSEENVPVYVVTPRGLLSDTDLTSNERMVVRRWADDGKVEVVPQLDDRVFEVAELLGLPVLTRSRGNRDRHPWVDEPGRLLAAVAGEGGSPVLMARVGRGEPPRPAERSPLGERLLARIWSCPEPNCTSFGSGGDPDSPFADMRTFTSPVSQPPPSLRSGAPTCPRHGAKLRDAGPRPAVEVLSVRIDGVIRRRFVVSTDEPVVVGRAPEGGRGIMLGQWLTDDARKWISRGHVQFTLRTDGNLTVQDISTNGSGIRPGGAVDDDERIALHRQESRTLGPADVVELYAGVQVGRSKMWATGGVVQPESVMGEAPTMALRKFERS; encoded by the coding sequence GTGAGATTCGAGGTCAGCAAGGTCCTCGACGCCATCGAGGCCCGCCTCACCACTGACCCTGCGCTCGCCCGCGCTGTGGTCGACATGTCGGAGATCGTGCGTTATGCCGACCTCGATGGGGGTCGTCCGGCCAGCTCGGTGCGTCTGGGCCTGGTCATCGACGCCCTGGGCCGACGGGTATCGGAGGAGAACGTCCCGGTCTACGTGGTGACCCCGCGCGGCCTGCTCTCGGACACCGATCTGACCTCTAACGAGCGAATGGTCGTCCGTCGCTGGGCCGACGACGGCAAGGTCGAGGTCGTGCCTCAGCTCGACGACCGCGTCTTCGAGGTGGCCGAGCTGCTGGGCCTGCCCGTGCTCACCCGTTCGAGGGGAAACCGCGACCGGCACCCGTGGGTCGACGAGCCGGGCCGCCTGCTGGCCGCGGTGGCCGGCGAGGGCGGCAGCCCGGTGCTGATGGCCCGGGTCGGCCGTGGTGAGCCGCCTCGGCCGGCCGAGCGTTCCCCGCTGGGTGAGCGCCTGCTGGCCCGCATCTGGAGCTGCCCCGAGCCCAACTGCACCAGCTTCGGTTCCGGCGGCGACCCGGACAGCCCGTTCGCCGACATGCGGACGTTCACCAGCCCGGTCTCGCAGCCCCCGCCGTCGCTGCGCTCGGGCGCGCCGACCTGCCCGCGGCACGGCGCCAAGCTGCGCGACGCCGGTCCCCGGCCCGCGGTCGAGGTGCTCTCGGTGCGCATCGACGGGGTCATCCGCCGCCGGTTCGTGGTCTCGACCGACGAGCCGGTCGTGGTCGGCCGCGCCCCCGAGGGTGGTCGCGGCATCATGCTCGGCCAGTGGCTGACCGACGACGCGCGCAAGTGGATCAGCCGCGGCCACGTGCAGTTCACGCTGCGCACCGACGGCAACCTGACGGTGCAGGACATCAGCACCAACGGCAGCGGCATCCGCCCCGGCGGCGCGGTCGACGACGACGAGCGGATCGCGCTGCACCGTCAGGAGAGCCGCACCCTGGGCCCGGCCGACGTGGTCGAGCTCTACGCGGGCGTCCAGGTGGGTCGCTCGAAGATGTGGGCCACCGGCGGCGTCGTCCAACCCGAATCGGTGATGGGCGAGGCGCCGACGATGGCCCTGCGCAAGTTCGAGCGAAGCTAG
- a CDS encoding chitinase has translation MRRSMIFAMTAVLAAGGGTVYLASSASAAAACAPAWSATATYVKDNVASQNGRNYTAKWWTQNEAPSTHSGQWDVWIDNGTCGGTTPPTTPPTTPPTTPPTTPPTTPPTTPPTTPPTTTPPNTGLPKRALIGYLHSSFANGSGYVRMADVPANWDIINLAFGEPTSVTSGDIRFTLCPAAECPGVESKADFIAAIRAKRNAGKKVLLSIGGQNGQVQLTTTAARDKFVSSVSAIIDEYGLDGVDIDFEGHSLSLNTGDTDFKNPTTPVIVNLISALRSLKARYGAGFVLTMAPETFFVQLGYQYYGSGPWGGQDPRAGSYLPVIHALRNDITVLHVQDYNSGSIMGLDNQYHSMGGADFHIAMTDMLLAGFPVAGNTANVFPGLREDQIAFGAPSSVSAGNGYVAPSAIQQAVNCLIRNTNCGSYTLRSGTNPNFRGLMTWSINWDKFYGYEFQNQNGAYLKAIA, from the coding sequence ATGCGCCGATCGATGATCTTCGCCATGACCGCGGTACTCGCGGCTGGTGGTGGCACCGTCTACCTCGCCTCCAGCGCCAGCGCGGCGGCCGCCTGCGCACCGGCCTGGAGCGCCACTGCCACCTACGTCAAGGACAACGTGGCCTCGCAGAACGGCCGCAACTACACCGCCAAGTGGTGGACCCAGAACGAGGCCCCGTCGACCCACAGCGGACAGTGGGACGTCTGGATCGACAACGGCACCTGCGGCGGCACCACACCCCCGACCACGCCGCCCACCACACCCCCGACGACCCCGCCCACCACGCCCCCGACAACTCCCCCCACGACACCCCCGACCACGCCGCCGACGACCACGCCGCCCAACACCGGCCTCCCCAAGCGCGCGCTGATCGGCTACCTGCACTCCAGCTTCGCCAACGGCTCCGGTTACGTGCGGATGGCCGACGTCCCCGCCAACTGGGACATCATCAACCTCGCGTTCGGCGAACCGACCTCGGTGACCTCGGGTGACATTCGATTCACGCTGTGCCCGGCCGCCGAGTGCCCGGGCGTCGAGAGCAAGGCCGACTTCATCGCCGCCATCCGGGCCAAGCGCAACGCCGGCAAGAAGGTGCTGCTCTCCATCGGCGGGCAGAACGGCCAGGTCCAGCTGACCACGACCGCCGCGCGGGACAAGTTCGTCAGCTCGGTCAGCGCCATCATCGACGAGTACGGCCTGGACGGTGTGGACATCGACTTCGAGGGTCACTCGCTGTCGCTCAACACCGGCGACACCGACTTCAAGAACCCGACCACCCCGGTCATCGTCAACCTGATCTCGGCGCTCAGGAGCCTCAAAGCCCGCTACGGCGCCGGTTTCGTGCTCACCATGGCCCCCGAGACGTTCTTCGTGCAGCTCGGCTACCAGTACTACGGCTCCGGCCCGTGGGGTGGCCAGGACCCGCGCGCCGGCTCGTACCTGCCGGTGATCCACGCGCTGCGCAACGACATCACCGTGCTGCATGTCCAGGACTACAACTCGGGCTCGATCATGGGTCTGGACAACCAGTACCACTCCATGGGCGGCGCGGACTTCCACATCGCCATGACCGACATGCTGCTGGCCGGCTTCCCCGTCGCGGGCAACACCGCCAACGTGTTCCCGGGGCTGCGGGAGGACCAGATCGCGTTCGGCGCCCCGTCGTCGGTCAGCGCGGGCAACGGGTACGTCGCGCCGTCGGCGATCCAGCAGGCCGTCAACTGCCTGATCCGCAACACCAACTGCGGCTCGTACACGCTGCGCAGCGGGACCAACCCGAACTTCCGCGGCCTGATGACCTGGTCGATCAACTGGGACAAGTTCTACGGCTACGAATTCCAGAACCAGAACGGCGCGTACCTGAAAGCGATCGCCTGA
- a CDS encoding 1-acyl-sn-glycerol-3-phosphate acyltransferase has translation MPLPPIWVRRLLIAPAVVVLATALLITVPVWLVLALLASPLVPGHLRVPRLVLAAILYLVWDAAALVVLAVLWVASGFGAKIRSPWFQRAHYVVTGKFLAILFWFAKWALHLTVDVVGTDPDTALPGRPEIVVSRHAGPGDSFILIHALTNWFQREPRIVLKATLQWDPAVDVLLNRLPNRFITPGRTGTSTLEQQIGETADGLDDNDAFVIFPEGGNFTPRRRTSAIARLRARGLADAAERAENLRHVLPPKPGGLFSAIDAAPDAGVIFVAHTGLDRMLTVADVWQELPMDKRLVMKFWSVPPEEVPTGEEERVAWLYDWWERIDAWIEENRPAFRPLSTDWTARKSAPTV, from the coding sequence ATGCCGCTGCCCCCGATCTGGGTCCGCCGCCTGCTCATCGCGCCCGCGGTGGTCGTGCTGGCCACCGCCCTGCTGATCACGGTCCCCGTCTGGCTGGTGCTCGCGCTGCTGGCCTCGCCGCTGGTCCCCGGCCACCTGCGGGTGCCCCGGCTCGTGCTGGCGGCCATCCTGTACCTGGTCTGGGACGCGGCCGCGCTCGTGGTCCTGGCCGTCCTCTGGGTCGCCTCCGGGTTCGGCGCCAAGATCCGCAGCCCGTGGTTCCAGCGCGCGCACTACGTCGTGACCGGCAAGTTCCTGGCCATCCTGTTCTGGTTCGCCAAATGGGCGCTGCACCTGACCGTCGACGTGGTCGGCACCGACCCCGACACCGCGCTGCCCGGACGGCCCGAGATCGTGGTCAGCCGGCACGCCGGGCCGGGTGACTCGTTCATCCTGATCCACGCGCTCACCAACTGGTTCCAGCGCGAACCGCGGATCGTGCTCAAAGCCACCCTGCAGTGGGACCCGGCCGTCGACGTGCTGCTCAACCGGCTGCCCAACCGGTTCATCACACCCGGCCGTACCGGCACCTCCACTTTGGAGCAGCAGATCGGCGAGACCGCGGACGGGCTGGACGACAACGACGCCTTCGTGATCTTCCCGGAGGGCGGCAACTTCACCCCGCGCCGCCGCACCAGCGCGATCGCCCGCCTGCGGGCCCGCGGCCTGGCCGACGCGGCCGAACGGGCCGAAAACCTGCGGCACGTGCTGCCCCCGAAACCGGGTGGCCTGTTCTCAGCAATCGACGCCGCACCCGACGCCGGGGTCATCTTCGTGGCCCACACCGGGCTCGACCGGATGCTGACGGTGGCCGACGTGTGGCAGGAGCTGCCCATGGACAAGCGGCTCGTGATGAAGTTCTGGAGCGTACCGCCGGAAGAGGTGCCCACCGGCGAGGAGGAACGGGTGGCCTGGCTCTACGACTGGTGGGAGCGGATCGACGCCTGGATCGAGGAGAACCGTCCGGCCTTCCGCCCGCTCAGCACGGACTGGACCGCGCGCAAATCCGCCCCCACAGTCTGA